TTTTCCACCATCGACATCGCTTGTATTGACCTTTATGACGGCACCGCAATCTTTTTAAAAGCGGGAGCGTCACCGACTTATGTAAGGCGCTGTGGCAGGGTCGAGCGCATTGAGCCAAGCTCAATGCCTATCGGTATCCTGCCCGAAGCAAAGCTGGCAAAGACAAGCGTCAGGCTGCGGCAGGGCGATGTGGTGGTTGTCGTCTCCGACGGGGTCATAGCAGATGGCGACTCGTTTATAATCCGCGAGATTGAGAAATTCGACGGCGAGCCCAGAAGCTTCGCGCGGTTTTTAGCAAAAAAGGCAAAGGAACAGCGCAGCGACGGCCACGACGACGACATCACCGTCATGGTCGCAACAGTGTCTTAAGAACAATAAAAAACGGCATGGGAATCAACTGATTCTCATGCCGTTTTTGCATTTCTAACTGGTTTTTTCGATTTTTCAGCAACTTGCGGTATGTTGCTTTTATCAATTCAGTGTGTCCTCAAACCCAAAACTTGCGCTGAGGAAACGGCTGTTACAGCCTACGGTTTTGCCGGCATAACAAGGCTTTTGTTGTGGTTATATTTTAAACTTTTATTTGAGGGCTTTATTAAACGCTCAAAGGGCAGCTCTGATACACCTATCTTACAAATCAGTTTGAAAACATCGCCCTGAGTTCACCGAGTGCCTTTTTTTCAATGCGCGAGACATAAGAGCGTGATATCTTGAGCTTTTCTGCCACTTCTCTCTGTGTCTTGGGGGTATACCCGTTAATGCCGTACCTCATTTCAATAATAAGGCGTTCTCTTTCGCCCAACGCCGACTTTATATATTTATGCAGCTTTTCCGACTTCATTTTAAAATCAACATCGTCAAGGACGGTGTCATCACAGCTCACCACATCCATCAGCGTAAGCTGATTGCCGTCCTTATCGGTATCTATCGGGTCGCTTATGTAAACATCCTGGGCCGATTTCTTCTGATTGCGGAAATACATCAATATTTCGTTTTCAATGCAGCGCGCTGCATAAGTGGCAAGTCTGGTTCCTTTGTTGCTGTCAAAGGTGGATACTGCTTTTATAAGTCCTATCGTGCCGATAGAGATTAAATCATCCTGGTCGCGGGCGTTTGAGTAATACTTTTTGATAATATGGGCGACAAGGCGCAGATTGTGTTCAATCAGTATATTCCTTGCCTGTTCATCGCCTTTTTT
This DNA window, taken from [Clostridium] cellulosi, encodes the following:
- the sigK gene encoding RNA polymerase sigma-28 factor (High confidence in function and specificity), encoding MLFSSIGVTAVNLLFFILHVTNSGSFPRPLTAAEEKKYLELLKKGDEQARNILIEHNLRLVAHIIKKYYSNARDQDDLISIGTIGLIKAVSTFDSNKGTRLATYAARCIENEILMYFRNQKKSAQDVYISDPIDTDKDGNQLTLMDVVSCDDTVLDDVDFKMKSEKLHKYIKSALGERERLIIEMRYGINGYTPKTQREVAEKLKISRSYVSRIEKKALGELRAMFSN